The Deltaproteobacteria bacterium genome window below encodes:
- a CDS encoding aldo/keto reductase — protein sequence MKLRRLGRTGLKVSNLCLGTMTFGNDQWGCDEPTSGRIVSRFLDAGGNFIDTADIYSNGVSEEITGRAIRGKRQKIVLATKVAGPMGSGPNDLGVSRRHILDAIDASLRRLGTDYIDLYQVHAFDPTTPLDETILALDACVRAGKVRYLGCSNYSAWQLMKAIALAKELGAARFDALQPQYSLVCRTIEREHVPLCLEEGVGLIPWSPLGGGLLTGKIRRGADAPAGSRAAVDAAARERFGSEKNLAIAETLGSVAATLGKSSSQVALAWAAGQPGVTAPIFGARTLEQLEDNLGAADLLLPDEARKRLDEVSALELVYPYDFHARVRGMMAALQLT from the coding sequence ATGAAGCTGCGCAGGCTCGGCCGGACCGGCCTCAAGGTCTCGAACCTGTGTCTGGGAACGATGACCTTCGGCAACGACCAGTGGGGCTGCGACGAGCCGACCTCGGGACGCATCGTCAGCCGCTTCCTCGACGCCGGCGGCAATTTCATCGACACCGCTGACATCTACTCGAACGGCGTGTCCGAGGAGATCACCGGCCGCGCGATCCGCGGCAAGCGCCAGAAGATCGTGCTCGCGACCAAGGTCGCCGGGCCGATGGGGAGCGGGCCGAACGATCTCGGCGTCTCGCGCAGGCACATCCTGGACGCGATCGACGCGAGCCTGCGCCGGCTCGGCACCGACTACATCGACCTGTACCAGGTGCACGCCTTCGATCCGACCACGCCGCTCGACGAGACGATCCTCGCGCTCGACGCCTGCGTGCGCGCAGGAAAGGTCCGCTACCTGGGCTGTTCGAACTACTCGGCCTGGCAGCTGATGAAGGCGATCGCGCTGGCGAAGGAGCTCGGCGCGGCGCGCTTCGACGCGCTGCAGCCGCAGTACTCGCTGGTGTGTCGCACGATCGAGCGCGAGCACGTTCCGCTCTGCCTCGAGGAGGGGGTCGGCCTGATTCCCTGGAGCCCGCTCGGCGGAGGGCTTCTCACCGGGAAGATCCGCAGAGGCGCGGACGCCCCCGCGGGCTCGCGCGCCGCGGTGGACGCGGCCGCGCGCGAGCGCTTCGGCTCCGAGAAGAACCTGGCGATCGCGGAGACACTCGGAAGTGTCGCCGCGACGCTCGGCAAGAGCTCGAGCCAGGTCGCGCTCGCTTGGGCCGCCGGACAGCCCGGCGTCACCGCGCCGATCTTCGGCGCGCGCACGCTCGAGCAGCTCGAGGACAACCTCGGCGCCGCCGACCTCCTGCTTCCCGACGAAGCGCGCAAGCGCCTCGACGAGGTCTCGGCGCTCGAGCTCGTCTACCCCTACGACTTCCACGCGCGCGTGCGCGGGATGATGGCCGCCCTGCAGCTGACCTGA
- a CDS encoding VOC family protein: MEINGIAHVVLTAGDFARSRAFYGELLPFLGLAPVIDAPEFFYCVGGRTAFGIRPADRAHAGESFSQARPGLHHVCFRVRSREEIDALHAFLVARNAAIVHPPEEAAFAPGYYSVLFEDPDGIRLEVNFVPGRGLLEPGARRGA; this comes from the coding sequence GTGGAGATCAACGGCATTGCCCACGTGGTGCTGACGGCGGGCGACTTCGCCAGGTCGCGCGCGTTCTACGGCGAGCTGCTGCCGTTCCTGGGGCTCGCTCCGGTGATCGACGCGCCGGAGTTCTTCTACTGCGTCGGGGGCCGCACCGCGTTCGGCATCCGCCCGGCGGATCGCGCGCACGCCGGCGAATCGTTCTCGCAAGCGCGCCCGGGCCTGCACCACGTCTGCTTCCGGGTGCGCTCGCGCGAGGAGATCGACGCGCTGCACGCCTTCCTCGTCGCGCGAAACGCCGCGATCGTGCACCCGCCCGAGGAGGCGGCCTTCGCGCCGGGCTACTACTCGGTGCTCTTCGAGGACCCCGACGGGATCCGGCTCGAGGTGAACTTCGTTCCCGGGCGCGGTCTGCTCGAGCCGGGCGCGCGGCGCGGAGCATGA
- a CDS encoding acyl-CoA thioesterase II, translating into MGEALHGLLELLDLEEIDQNIYRGRNEQGQRERLFGGQVAAQALAAAGRTVSGRVAHSLHAYFLRPGDPRVPVLYTVDRIRDGQSFTTRCVVAIQRGQAIFNMSVSFQVNESGYEHQQIDMPAAPEPEALPTWAERAEQARHLLPKESFGWVRGERPIDLRHVEAPTFLGGGPRSGGNMVWFRATSALPEDPFLHQCVVAYASDMSLLATVVLPHGRKGALGPVMTASLDHALWFHHPIRADDWLLYAQESPAASGARGFARGSIFTRAGKLVASVAQEGLMRPTGKAHDRSL; encoded by the coding sequence ATGGGCGAAGCGCTGCACGGACTTCTCGAGCTTCTGGACCTCGAAGAGATCGACCAGAACATCTATCGCGGTCGCAACGAGCAAGGGCAGCGCGAACGCCTCTTCGGCGGGCAGGTCGCCGCCCAGGCGCTCGCGGCCGCGGGCCGCACCGTGAGCGGGCGCGTCGCGCACTCGCTGCACGCCTACTTCCTGCGCCCCGGCGATCCGCGCGTGCCGGTGCTCTACACCGTCGACCGGATCCGCGACGGCCAGAGCTTCACGACCCGCTGCGTGGTCGCGATCCAGCGCGGGCAGGCGATCTTCAACATGTCGGTGTCGTTCCAGGTGAACGAGTCGGGCTATGAGCACCAGCAGATCGACATGCCCGCCGCGCCTGAACCGGAGGCCCTGCCGACCTGGGCCGAGCGCGCCGAGCAAGCGCGCCACCTGCTCCCGAAGGAGAGCTTCGGCTGGGTCCGAGGCGAGCGCCCGATCGACCTGCGCCACGTCGAGGCGCCGACCTTCCTCGGCGGCGGGCCGCGAAGCGGCGGGAACATGGTCTGGTTCCGCGCCACGTCCGCTCTTCCCGAGGACCCGTTCCTGCACCAGTGCGTGGTCGCCTACGCGTCCGACATGTCGCTGCTCGCCACGGTGGTGCTGCCGCACGGCCGCAAAGGGGCGCTGGGCCCGGTGATGACCGCGAGCCTCGATCACGCGCTCTGGTTCCACCACCCGATCCGCGCCGACGACTGGCTGCTCTACGCCCAGGAGAGCCCGGCCGCCTCGGGCGCGCGCGGCTTCGCGCGCGGCTCGATCTTCACCCGCGCGGGAAAGCTCGTGGCCTCGGTCGCGCAGGAGGGCCTGATGCGGCCGACCGGCAAGGCGCACGACCGCTCGCTCTAG
- a CDS encoding GatB/YqeY domain-containing protein, with translation MSIFERVNEQMKDAMRAQRKLELQALRSIRAAFLVRMKEDASQTVSDEECLPILRRLEKQRHESIEAFTAAGRSEQAAAERVELEVILTFLPKLADEATTRAWVEAAIAESGAKSAKDLGRVMGAVMKAHKADIDGNLARRIASELLPAG, from the coding sequence ATGTCGATCTTCGAGCGGGTGAACGAGCAGATGAAAGACGCGATGCGCGCCCAGCGCAAGCTCGAGCTGCAGGCGCTGCGCAGCATCCGCGCCGCGTTCTTGGTGCGCATGAAGGAGGACGCCTCCCAGACCGTCTCGGACGAGGAGTGTCTGCCGATCCTGCGCCGGCTCGAGAAGCAGCGCCACGAGAGCATCGAGGCGTTCACGGCGGCGGGCCGATCGGAGCAGGCGGCCGCCGAGCGGGTCGAGCTCGAGGTGATCCTGACGTTCCTGCCCAAGCTCGCCGACGAGGCGACCACACGCGCCTGGGTCGAGGCCGCGATCGCGGAATCGGGCGCGAAGAGCGCCAAGGATCTGGGTCGCGTGATGGGCGCGGTCATGAAGGCGCACAAGGCCGACATCGACGGCAACCTTGCGCGGCGGATCGCGAGCGAGCTGCTTCCGGCCGGGTGA
- a CDS encoding SDR family oxidoreductase: MDLGLRGRTAIVTGGASGIGLETARVLAREGVRIAIADLDSARIATATAELEKLGAEVAGVETDVCRYADCERLLGSAIARFGSVEILVASAGITRENFFLQQRPEDWRAMVDVNVMGVLHVNHVVGAHMAERRAGAIVNLGSEAGKLGEKRMVAYSATKGAVIAFTKAFAAEVGRANVRVNAVCPGVTRTPMTASMSDEIRERAARMYPLGRLGEPRDISAMIVFLASDQASWVTGQAVSVSGGFGRA; this comes from the coding sequence ATGGACCTCGGACTTCGCGGCAGGACGGCGATCGTGACCGGCGGCGCCTCGGGAATCGGCCTCGAGACCGCGCGCGTGCTTGCGCGCGAGGGCGTGCGCATCGCGATCGCGGACCTCGATTCCGCGCGAATCGCGACTGCGACCGCCGAGCTCGAGAAGCTCGGGGCGGAGGTCGCGGGGGTCGAGACGGACGTCTGCCGCTACGCGGATTGCGAGCGCCTGCTCGGCTCCGCGATCGCGCGCTTCGGCAGCGTCGAGATCCTGGTGGCCAGCGCCGGCATCACGCGCGAGAACTTCTTCCTGCAGCAACGGCCCGAGGACTGGCGCGCGATGGTCGACGTGAACGTGATGGGCGTGCTGCACGTGAATCACGTGGTCGGTGCGCACATGGCCGAGCGTCGCGCCGGCGCGATCGTGAATCTGGGCTCCGAAGCGGGAAAGCTCGGCGAGAAGCGCATGGTCGCGTACTCGGCGACGAAGGGCGCCGTGATCGCGTTCACGAAGGCGTTCGCCGCCGAGGTCGGGCGCGCGAACGTGCGGGTGAACGCGGTCTGTCCGGGAGTCACCCGAACGCCGATGACCGCGAGCATGAGCGACGAGATCCGCGAGCGCGCCGCGCGGATGTACCCGCTCGGCCGGCTCGGCGAGCCGCGCGACATCTCCGCGATGATCGTGTTCCTGGCCAGCGACCAGGCGAGCTGGGTGACGGGACAGGCGGTCAGTGTCTCGGGTGGCTTCGGCCGGGCCTGA
- a CDS encoding PilZ domain-containing protein: MCKGGARRCIGSGLRALEHRQVLRTSAEDPENTRDFSVRRAARGGRGRACDARAAAPDRRILDARAPRLRWISGAQLQPRTAEAGSVDGDSDSLRPLPTRRVATRYVVRIAGTLRAGDRAVEGTIVDISASGALVECAPLRVAPGTSVSIDLGCFVLDQRVCMLAKHVRDTATGCALRFSDPDPFLRVFVKLVRLFEDSARDPLLKSLADT; this comes from the coding sequence ATGTGCAAAGGGGGTGCCCGGCGCTGCATCGGCTCGGGGCTGCGCGCTCTCGAGCACCGGCAGGTGCTGCGCACATCGGCGGAAGATCCCGAGAACACACGGGATTTTTCGGTGAGACGGGCGGCGCGCGGCGGCCGCGGGAGAGCGTGCGACGCGCGCGCGGCTGCGCCCGACCGACGGATCCTTGACGCTCGGGCGCCGCGCCTGCGCTGGATTTCCGGCGCTCAACTCCAGCCGCGCACGGCCGAAGCAGGCAGCGTGGACGGCGATTCGGATTCCCTGCGGCCGCTTCCGACGCGGCGGGTCGCGACCCGCTACGTGGTCCGGATCGCGGGGACGCTGCGCGCGGGCGATCGCGCGGTCGAGGGCACGATCGTCGACATCTCCGCCAGCGGGGCGCTCGTGGAGTGCGCGCCGCTCCGCGTCGCGCCGGGCACGAGCGTCTCGATCGATCTCGGCTGCTTCGTGCTCGACCAGCGTGTCTGCATGCTCGCCAAGCACGTGCGCGACACCGCAACCGGCTGTGCGCTCCGCTTCTCCGATCCCGATCCGTTCCTGCGCGTGTTCGTGAAGCTGGTGCGGCTCTTCGAGGACTCGGCGCGCGATCCGCTATTGAAGTCGCTGGCCGACACCTGA